Part of the Micromonospora inyonensis genome, GACCGTCAACGCGCTCAACTCCGGCGCCCGGGTGTGGCTCGCCGACTTCGAGGACGCCACCGCCCCGACCTGGCACAACGTCATCGGCGGTCAGCTCAACCTGATCGACGCCCTGGACCGGCGGATCGACTTCACCGACGGGCGTGGCAAGCGCTACGCCCTCGGCGACCAGGTGGCGACGATCGTGGTCCGGCCGCGCGGCTGGCACCTCGTGGAGAAGGGGATCGCCGTCGACGGGCGGCCCATCTCGGCCAGCCTGGTCGACTTCGGGCTCTACCTGTACCACTGCGCGCGGCGGCAGCTCGACGCCGGCTCCGGGCCGTACTTCTACCTGCCGAAGCTGGAGACCCACCGGGAGGCCCGGCTCTGGAACGACGTCTTCGTCTTCGCCCAGCACTACCTGGGCCTGCCGGTCGGGACGATCCGGGCCACCACCCTGATCGAGACGATCACCGCCGCGCTCGAGATGGAGGAGATCCTGTACGAGCTGCGCGAGCACTCGGCGGGACTGAACGCCGGCCGGTGGGACTACATCTTCAGCGTCATCAAGAACTTCGGGCAGTGGCCGGACTTCGTCCTGCCGGACCGCTCCGACGTCACGATGACCGTGCCGTTCATGCGTGCCTACACCGAGCTGCTGGTGCAGACCTGTCACCGGCGTGGCGCGCACGCCATCGGCGGGATGGCCGCGTTCATCCCCAGCCGGGACCCGGCGGTCAACGAGACCGCCCTGGCCCGGGTGCGGGCGGACAAGCAACGCGAGGCCGACGGCGGGTTCGACGGTTCCTGGGTGGCCCACCCGGGCCTGGTCGGGGTGTGCCGCGAGGTGTTCGACGCGACGCTGGGCGACCGCCCGCACCAGCTGGGCCGGCTCCGCGACGACGTGCAGGTCACCGCGGCCGACCTGCTGGCCGTCGACAAGACCCCGGGCCAGGTCACGGCCGCCGGGGTGCGGTCCAACGTCGCGGTGGCGCTGCGCTACGTCGACGCCTGGCTCGGGGGCACCGGCGCGGTGGCGCTGTGGAACCTGATGGAGGACGCGGCGACCGCCGAGATCGCCCGCTGCCAGGTGTGGCAGTGGTTGCACCATGGCACGCCGCTGGCCGACGGGGGCTGCGTCACCGAGGACCTGGTCCGGTCGATCCTCGCCGAGGAACTGGCCGCCCTCGCCGAGGGTCGGGACGACACCGCCCGGGAGCGGGCCGAGGCGGCGGCGCGGATCTTCGAGGACACCGCGCTCGGCGAGGACCTGCCGGCGTTCTTCACCACCGACGCGTACGCCCGGCACCTCGGGCCGTCCCACGGTGCCCGCCCGGAGCAGGGCTGACCACCGGTACGACCGGCACGGAGCCGGGGAGGGCGATGCCCTTCCCGGCTCCTTCGCATGTGGTGGCCCGGCCAGGCCCGCCGTGGTAGGTCAAGCTTCCGCCAAGATTCAGATAAACGAATGTCGTCCTGTCCGGATGGTGGCTACATTTCGGCGGTGCGACCCCGCACGCGCCGCTGCTCAGCGTCGTCATTCCGACCTTCAAGGACGCCCAGAGTCTCGAGTTGACGCTGCGTTCGCTGAGCCGGCAGTCACTGCCGGCCGACCGGTTCGAAGTGGTCGTGGTGCGCGACGGCGGGACGGAGGGGGCCGAGGACTACACCGCCGTGGCGGACCACGGCAAGGGCCTCGACCTCCGCCTCGTCGAGCTGCCGGCCCGCCGCGGACGGTCCGCGGCACGCAACGAGGGCATCCGACGTGCCACCGCGGACACGATCCTGTTCCTGGACAGCGACTCGTACGCCACCGAGAGCCTCCTCGAACGGCACGTCGCCTTCCACGCCTCCTCCGGTACGCCCCGGGTGCTGATCGGCCGGCGCAACGAACCGCATCCTGCCGGCGGCACTGCTCGGAGGTGTCGCCGGGGCGGTGCTGCTGCTGTTGACGCCCACCCGTGTCTTCGACCTGATCGTGCCTTTCCTCGTCCTTGCCGCCTCCGCGGTCTTCGCGTCGCAGGGGCGACTGATGGGGTGGGTCGTGCGTGCCGGCCCCCGT contains:
- the aceB gene encoding malate synthase A, translated to MRYEIIGPLADRFDEVLTPEALAFLVALDSEFAARRVALLDTRRARRARYATGQLPDFLPETAHIRADPSWRVAPPAPGLVDRRVEITGPTDRKMTVNALNSGARVWLADFEDATAPTWHNVIGGQLNLIDALDRRIDFTDGRGKRYALGDQVATIVVRPRGWHLVEKGIAVDGRPISASLVDFGLYLYHCARRQLDAGSGPYFYLPKLETHREARLWNDVFVFAQHYLGLPVGTIRATTLIETITAALEMEEILYELREHSAGLNAGRWDYIFSVIKNFGQWPDFVLPDRSDVTMTVPFMRAYTELLVQTCHRRGAHAIGGMAAFIPSRDPAVNETALARVRADKQREADGGFDGSWVAHPGLVGVCREVFDATLGDRPHQLGRLRDDVQVTAADLLAVDKTPGQVTAAGVRSNVAVALRYVDAWLGGTGAVALWNLMEDAATAEIARCQVWQWLHHGTPLADGGCVTEDLVRSILAEELAALAEGRDDTARERAEAAARIFEDTALGEDLPAFFTTDAYARHLGPSHGARPEQG